One part of the Parabacteroides distasonis ATCC 8503 genome encodes these proteins:
- a CDS encoding BT0820 family HAD-type phosphatase codes for MIIAVDFDGTIVEHKYPAIGKEIPFAFETLRKLQTEHHKLILWSVREGKLLDEAVTFCRERGLEFYAVNRDYPEEEKKLNNHFSRKLKADIFIDDRNLGGLPDWGMIYEMVSKRLSYEDLMRKYESEYEPEKPKGLFSRLFR; via the coding sequence ATGATTATCGCAGTAGATTTTGACGGAACAATCGTTGAGCATAAATATCCGGCGATAGGGAAGGAGATCCCTTTCGCTTTCGAGACATTGAGAAAGTTACAAACAGAACACCACAAGCTGATCTTATGGAGTGTGCGAGAGGGCAAGCTTTTGGATGAGGCTGTCACCTTTTGCCGAGAGCGGGGCTTGGAGTTTTACGCCGTGAACCGAGATTATCCGGAAGAAGAGAAAAAACTGAACAACCATTTCTCCCGTAAGCTGAAGGCCGATATTTTTATTGATGACCGTAATCTTGGTGGTCTCCCGGACTGGGGTATGATTTACGAGATGGTGAGTAAAAGACTTTCCTATGAGGATTTAATGCGGAAATACGAGTCGGAATACGAACCGGAGAAACCGAAAGGCCTTTTCTCTCGTTTGTTTCGCTAA